A DNA window from Phragmites australis chromosome 11, lpPhrAust1.1, whole genome shotgun sequence contains the following coding sequences:
- the LOC133884625 gene encoding F-box protein At5g46170-like: MAEDPAGSRRWRCDPDGDDRWLSGAAGDDHFDRLPDALLLVIFNRIGDVKALGRCSLVSRRFHELIPLVDSVLVRVDCVIPDEPPSSSSPSAPSSPTASVRARGVFSQIARIVLGGIVKPIQALGQILSPANSAPVSPASSASSSLSSSLPPGDVSHHSPSEVLRSFKELRHLRIELPAGELGMDDGVMLKWKADFGSTLGSCVILGASSASPSSAVSDGAGTAPSVDSGGGETDDSGSIPESFYTNGGLKLRVVWTISSLIAASARHYLLQPIIADHTTLDSLDLTDADGQGVLTMDKWQLQELRVNPLSASGGSHRTLMPELSMQLWYAPCIKLPGGLVLNGATLVAIKPSEEATRDTVDNGTDGLAWVLDAFEEPYQSAVKMLLKRRTYSLEMNSF, from the coding sequence ATGGCCGAAGATCCCGCGGGATCCCGCCGCTGGAGGTGCGACCCCGACGGCGACGACCGCTGGCTCTCGGgagccgccggcgacgaccacTTCGACCGCCTCCCCGAcgcgctcctcctcgtcatcttcaATCGCATCGGCGACGTCAAGGCGCTCGGCCGCTGCTCCCTCGTCTCCCGCCGCTTCCATGAGCTCATCCCCCTCGTCGACTCCGTCCTCGTCCGCGTTGACTGCGTCATCCCCGACGAgcccccctcctcctcgtccccgtCGGCGCCTTCTTCTCCTACTGCCTCCGTGCGCGCCCGCGGGGTCTTCTCACAGATCGCGCGCATCGTGCTCGGCGGCATCGTGAAGCCTATCCAGGCGCTCGGTCAGATCCTCTCCCCCGCTAACTCCGCCCCCGTCTCCCCGGCATCCTCCGCTTCCTCCTCCCTTTCGTCGTCTCTGCCTCCTGGGGACGTGTCGCACCACTCGCCCTCGGAGGTGCTACGCTCCTTCAAGGAGCTCCGCCACCTGCGCATCGAGCTCCCGGCGGGCGAGCTCGGCATGGACGACGGTGTGATGCTCAAGTGGAAGGCTGACTTCGGGTCCACGCTCGGCAGCTGCGTCATCCTCGGCGCGTCCTCGGCCTCGCCATCCTCCGCTGTCTCGGATGGCGCGGGCACAGCTCCCTCTGTTGACAGTGGCGGTGGCGAGACTGACGATTCAGGAAGCATCCCAGAGTCGTTCTACACAAACGGAGGGTTGAAGCTGCGGGTGGTGTGGACCATCAGCTCGCTGATTGCGGCGTCGGCGAGGCATTACTTACTGCAGCCGATCATTGCCGACCACACGACGCTGGATAGCTTGGACCTGACGGACGCGGACGGGCAGGGAGTGCTCACCATGGACAAGTGGCAACTGCAGGAGCTGCGGGTGAATCCGTTATCAGCATCTGGGGGCTCGCACCGGACGCTCATGCCTGAGCTTAGCATGCAGCTGTGGTACGCACCATGCATTAAGCTGCCTGGGGGGTTGGTGCTGAATGGTGCGACGCTGGTGGCCATCAAACCAAGCGAGGAGGCAACAAGGGACACAGTTGATAATGGGACTGATGGGTTGGCCTGGGTTTTAGATGCCTTTGAGGAGCCATATCAGTCAGCAGTCAAGATGCTCCTCAAACGGAGGACTTACAGCCTTGAGATGAATTCATTCTAA
- the LOC133884622 gene encoding ubiquitin carboxyl-terminal hydrolase 25-like has translation MAPTAEPSSPPRRPRTGPPPGLKNLGNTCYLNSVLQCLASTPPLATFCLASRHSNLCKKVFPNRDKECVFCVLERQIARQLRADAGALDSPAKVIGCLPLFAEHFRWGRQEDAHEFLRYVIDACHTAGLRIRKRLPAAGANGNCGEEEGRGQGPCMVMKETFGGAVLSQVKCLVCKGESNKTDEIMDISLDLPGSSSVGDALVRFFQPEILEGANKYSCERCKKLTSARKQLFILRAPKVLVIQLKRFEGINGGKINRNIEFKEALVLSDFIYNKKQDSQPVYNLFGSIVHSGLSPESGHYYAYVKDAIGRWYCCNDSHVSLSSSQEVLSEKVYILFYILSSKTQKPSTNGYSSTAAKSFSTNGNGISSTTSSETQKIPLVKQNGSSLTKGNAPLSLTNGKTASGPHIKPIHLKNSATEKLKLNGKVNLTSRNNLEVNESAIPSESNGCKTGKSAEPSKKSDNSTISCKKMDGNSERISQDANGNGHPIRFQYLVETSNAKATCAQRYSEQSSGVVASKSSVLYQEESANSVKDVVTSTKNSACLKRQREEEKLKEMLAESANSELRSSVWVDDVCNFMRSEKRQCIQNTVMPRDIDAMRKQLVDSARMFRSKVPEPLMEHLIQRLRTYFEGIFSSDA, from the exons ATGGCCCCGACAGCGGAGCCGTCTTCGCCGCCGCGGCGACCCCGCACGGGCCCGCCCCCGGGGCTGAAGAACCTCGGCAACACCTGCTACCTCAACAGCGTCCTCCAGTGCCTCGCCTCCACGCCTCCCCTCGCCACGTTCTGCCTCGCCTCTCGCCACTCTAATTTGT GCAAGAAGGTGTTCCCGAACAGAGACAAGGAGTGTGTGTTCTGCGTGCTCGAGCGGCAGATCGCTCGGCAGCTTCGGGCGGATGCTGGGGCACTCGACTCGCCAGCAAAGGTCATCGGTTGCTTACCCCTCTTCGCCGAGCACTTCCGGTGGGGGCGCCAAGAGGATGCCCACGAGTTCCTCCGTTACGTCATAGACGCCTGTCACACTGCTGGTCTCCGCATACGCAAGCGGCTACCTGCGGCAGGTGCCAATGGAAACTGTGGTGAGGAGGAGGGCCGGGGGCAGGGGCCGTGTATGGTGATGAAGGAGACATTTGGTGGGGCGGTGCTCAGTCAGGTGAAGTGCCTTGTGTGCAAGGGAGAGTCAAACAAGACCGACGAGATCATGGACATCAGTCTTGACCTTCCTGGGAGCAGTTCCGTTGGTGATGCCCTTGTCCGCTTCTTTCAGCCAGAGATATTGGAGGGTGCAAACAAGTATAGTTGTGAAAG ATGCAAAAAGCTCACTTCGGCACGGAAGCAACTGTTTATACTCAGGGCACCTAAGGTGCTTGTCATACAACTCAAG AGATTTGAGGGAATAAATGGTGGAAAGATCAACAGGAATATAGAATTCAAGGAGGCTCTTGTTCTTTCTGACTtcatttataataaaaaacag GATTCACAACCAGTATATAATCTTTTTGGCAGTATCGTCCACTCAGGGCTCTCCCCAGAGTCTGGTCACTACTATGCATATGTTAAG GATGCTATTGGTCGGTGGTATTGTTGTAATGATTCCCATGTCTCCCTATCAAGCTCTCAAGAAGTTTTGTCTGAGAAGGTCTATATCCTATTTTATATACTGAGTTCGAAAACTCAAAAGCCTAGTACAAATGGTTACTCTTCTACTGCAGCTAAATCTTTCAGCACCAATGGAAATGGCATATCAAGCACCACATCTAGTGAGACCCAGAAGATACCTTTAGTTAAACAGAACGGTTCAAGTTTGACCAAAGGTAATGCACCACTATCCCTGACAAATGGCAAGACTGCATCAGGTCCACATATCAAGCCAATTCACTTGAAGAATAGTGCAACGGAAAAGCTTAAGTTAAATGGCAAAGTAAACCTCACATCAAGAAATAACCTGGAAGTTAATGAGAGTGCTATACCATCAGAATCAAATGGGTGTAAGACTGGAAAATCAGCGGAACCCAGTAAAAAGAGTGATAACAGCACTATTTCTTGTAAAAAGATGGATGGTAATTCAGAAAGAATATCGCAGGATGCAAATGGAAATGGACATCCAATTCGTTTCCAATATCTTGTTGAAACCAGTAATGCTAAGGCCACATGTGCTCAACGATATTCAGAGCAGTCATCTGGTGTTGTTGCCTCTAAAAGTTCAGTTTTATACCAAGAAGAGTCTGCAAATTCAGTAAAGGATGTGGTGACTTCGACCAAAAATAGTGCATGCTTGAAACGTCAACGTGAAGAAGAGAAGTTAAAAGAAAT gcTTGCTGAGTCAGCCAATTCTGAGCTTCGGTCATCTGTTTGGGTGGATGATGTCTGTAATTTCATGCGCTCGGAAAAGAGGCAGTGTATTCAAAATACAGTCATGCCTCGAGATATTGATGCAATGAG GAAGCAGCTAGTAGATTCTGCAAGAATGTTTAGGTCAAAAGTTCCGGAGCCACTGATGGAACATCTCATTCAACGCCTGAGAACGTACTTTGAGGGCATATTTTCATCGGATGCTTAG